From the Nonlabens marinus S1-08 genome, one window contains:
- a CDS encoding SusC/RagA family TonB-linked outer membrane protein, with amino-acid sequence MNKLTFLLIYLVAALGFAQENILTGKVLEQSSGETLLGATVQNLSTNRATTTDINGTFSIAASTGDVLKFSYIGKVPQQITVANMTPLTVTLLDDVAALEEVVVIGYGTQAVREVTGAVRVVDSETIENLKPTRVEEALQGQVAGVNVTSSSGSPGAGLNIRIRGISTNGDNRPLILVDGNIIEDLSVINPGDIESVSVLKDATAGIYGVRAANGVIIITTKGGRKNQPLTVEFNSWGGIQETSRSLPTLNAQQYALIKNEAFANNGQPLPFPNISNLTNTDYQEAVFDDALVLNNDLSVRGGTDKSLYAFGLAVLAQDGIVGSDKSDFDRFTMRGNFDHDWTKNLKMKTGFLYSYTSNKNINDGGLGSVLFNALNMAPSIPVYDENGEFSLAEGLGNEVINPVAQLANTFNKNKVGKISGNFGLTYSFLDHFEATARIQANYSEAYGNNFNPRAFYGSGKVFNLTENVFSTYENFFSDYTYDAFVKYDNTFAERHNVEATLGMSAFRTRGDFNGFTGFGNESNDYNEVSIAGAERVIDGDENGARRFDQRLLSHFVRLQYDYDGKYLFSGVLRRDGSTIFGPENRFGIFPSASIGWIASDESFLQDSGTISFLKFRASAGIIGNDRIPAFGFVSLLNGEGQYVFNDQIINGIAGGSLSNPEIKWEEQFTTNIGLDVRFLSNKLNVTLDYFNRETNDLLIAPSVSGILGAAAPGSGAPFINGGDIRNRGLEFSIGYSDQVTEDFSFNASFNMATIDNEVLSVNNNNGFIEAGGFGVGQPPITRFQEGFPIGYFYGFQTDGVFQNAAEVAAHPSQEALGAIAQPGDLRFRDLNGDGELNLDDRTELGNPIPDVTMGMNLSFNYKNWDFQSYFFASIGNDMVRNYERNQPLTNLTTYALNRWTGEGSTNSFPRVTTGATANQVFSDFFVEDASFLRAQNIQLGYTLKEKALDNVQLSKLRIYASVRNAFTLTEYRGYDPSASSGDPLASGIDNGFYPVARTFLVGVNAKF; translated from the coding sequence ATGAATAAATTAACTTTTTTACTTATTTATCTTGTAGCAGCGTTAGGTTTTGCACAAGAAAATATTCTTACCGGAAAAGTTCTCGAGCAATCTTCGGGAGAAACGTTATTAGGTGCTACAGTTCAAAACTTAAGCACTAACAGAGCCACCACAACTGATATAAATGGTACATTTTCCATTGCCGCATCAACAGGGGATGTTCTCAAATTCTCATATATAGGTAAGGTACCTCAACAAATCACTGTCGCTAACATGACACCGTTGACAGTAACCTTACTCGATGATGTCGCGGCTCTTGAAGAGGTGGTTGTCATAGGTTATGGCACACAGGCCGTGCGAGAAGTTACTGGAGCGGTTAGGGTTGTAGATAGCGAGACGATCGAAAATTTGAAACCTACTCGTGTGGAAGAAGCTTTACAAGGTCAAGTGGCAGGTGTCAATGTTACTTCTTCTTCAGGTTCCCCTGGAGCAGGGCTAAATATTAGGATTCGAGGAATCTCTACAAATGGGGATAACCGTCCTTTGATTTTAGTGGATGGAAATATCATTGAAGACTTAAGTGTGATTAACCCTGGAGATATTGAAAGTGTTTCTGTTTTGAAAGATGCTACAGCAGGTATTTACGGTGTCAGAGCTGCAAATGGTGTTATTATTATCACTACAAAAGGTGGTCGTAAAAACCAACCTCTTACAGTAGAGTTTAATTCTTGGGGTGGTATTCAAGAAACTTCAAGGAGCCTACCGACCTTAAATGCACAGCAATACGCATTAATTAAGAATGAGGCTTTTGCTAACAATGGCCAACCTCTTCCATTCCCTAATATTTCGAACTTAACTAATACTGATTACCAGGAGGCTGTTTTTGATGATGCTCTTGTTCTCAACAATGATCTTTCAGTAAGAGGTGGAACGGATAAATCCTTATATGCATTTGGCTTAGCAGTTTTAGCTCAAGACGGTATCGTGGGAAGTGATAAATCTGATTTTGACCGTTTTACTATGCGTGGCAACTTTGATCATGACTGGACCAAAAACCTGAAGATGAAAACTGGTTTTCTTTATTCTTATACCAGTAACAAAAACATAAATGATGGTGGATTAGGCTCTGTATTGTTTAATGCATTGAATATGGCTCCTTCCATACCAGTGTACGATGAGAATGGTGAATTCTCTCTAGCAGAAGGCTTAGGTAATGAAGTGATCAACCCAGTAGCGCAGCTTGCTAATACCTTTAATAAGAATAAAGTTGGAAAAATTAGTGGGAATTTTGGCTTGACCTATTCCTTCTTAGATCATTTTGAAGCTACGGCAAGAATACAAGCTAATTATTCCGAGGCATATGGGAATAATTTCAATCCAAGAGCTTTCTACGGTTCTGGAAAAGTATTTAACCTGACCGAAAACGTTTTTAGTACCTATGAAAACTTCTTCAGCGATTATACCTACGATGCTTTTGTAAAATATGACAATACTTTTGCCGAAAGGCATAACGTTGAGGCGACTTTAGGGATGAGTGCCTTCAGAACTCGAGGAGATTTCAACGGGTTTACTGGCTTTGGTAACGAAAGTAATGACTACAATGAGGTCTCTATTGCTGGTGCGGAAAGAGTTATTGATGGCGATGAAAATGGAGCTAGACGCTTTGACCAACGCCTACTTTCTCACTTTGTACGTTTGCAATATGATTATGACGGTAAATATTTGTTTTCAGGTGTCCTGAGACGTGACGGAAGTACCATATTCGGCCCTGAAAACAGATTTGGAATTTTTCCTTCTGCTAGTATTGGTTGGATAGCTTCTGATGAGAGTTTTTTACAAGATAGCGGTACTATTAGTTTCTTAAAATTTCGTGCCTCAGCAGGTATCATAGGAAATGATAGAATTCCGGCATTTGGGTTTGTTTCTTTATTGAATGGTGAAGGTCAATATGTATTCAATGACCAAATCATCAATGGAATTGCAGGAGGGTCATTGAGCAATCCAGAAATCAAATGGGAGGAACAATTCACTACCAATATAGGTCTAGATGTTAGGTTCTTATCTAATAAATTGAATGTGACTTTAGATTATTTCAATCGGGAGACTAACGATCTATTGATTGCACCTTCCGTTTCGGGAATATTAGGTGCTGCAGCTCCTGGATCTGGCGCGCCATTTATAAATGGTGGTGATATTAGAAACCGAGGTCTCGAATTTTCTATAGGGTATTCTGATCAAGTCACTGAAGACTTTAGCTTCAATGCAAGTTTTAATATGGCTACCATCGATAACGAAGTTCTGTCAGTAAATAATAATAATGGTTTCATTGAAGCTGGCGGGTTTGGAGTAGGACAACCTCCTATAACTAGATTTCAAGAAGGTTTCCCAATTGGATATTTCTACGGGTTCCAAACGGACGGTGTTTTCCAAAATGCTGCTGAGGTAGCGGCTCACCCATCTCAAGAGGCTTTAGGTGCTATAGCTCAACCTGGAGATTTGAGGTTCAGGGATTTGAATGGCGACGGAGAACTAAATCTGGATGACCGTACAGAATTAGGAAACCCTATTCCAGATGTAACGATGGGAATGAACTTAAGTTTCAATTATAAAAATTGGGACTTTCAAAGTTACTTCTTTGCGTCCATCGGGAATGATATGGTACGCAACTATGAGCGTAACCAACCACTTACTAACTTGACTACTTATGCATTGAACAGATGGACTGGTGAAGGTTCGACTAATTCTTTTCCTAGGGTGACTACAGGAGCGACTGCAAATCAGGTTTTTTCAGACTTTTTTGTGGAAGACGCTTCATTTTTAAGAGCTCAAAACATACAATTAGGATATACTTTAAAGGAGAAAGCGCTCGACAACGTTCAGCTAAGTAAGTTGAGGATTTATGCCTCAGTACGCAATGCGTTTACACTTACAGAGTATAGAGGTTACGACCCTAGTGCAAGTTCAGGAGATCCTTTAGCGAGCGGTATTGACAACG